In a single window of the Vicugna pacos chromosome 8, VicPac4, whole genome shotgun sequence genome:
- the MTFR2 gene encoding mitochondrial fission regulator 2 isoform X2, with translation MSFILSILREMLEYFGVPINQALQIWENKDYGSARSIVRIIGKILPLEPCPRPNFELIPLLNSVDSANCGSVVPSFADVLYVANDEDASYLRFRNSVWKNEDKQKIEFYYPSQLVEDSLSPALRHDKPRKNDWPENEVAIKKIAALEDELAYLRSQIAAIVGMQELRNSFLELNDRPSGFGQMPSSVTTHLSAQPDPSSSSVLPSPPPPPPPLQFSSLQPPCSPLVQPVSNNICASDNSATEMKNEYPDASTTNYSHYAKKQKHKDVPNMLDVLKDMNKVKLRAIERSPGGRPIHKRKRQNSHWDPVSLISHALKQKFAFQEEDSFEKENNSWESSPFSSPETSRFGHHILQSEGR, from the exons ATGTCATTCATATTGAGCATCTTAAGAGAGATGCTGGAATATTTTGGTGTTCCCATAAACCAG GCTTTACAGATTTGGGAAAATAAAGACTATGGATCAGCTCGGAGTATTGTTCGTATTATTGGGAAAATTCTTCCTTTAGAACCTTGTCCCAGGCCTAATTTTGAG cTAATCCCGCTCTTGAACTCTGTGGACTCTGCTAACTGTGGATCTGTAGTTCCATCCTTTGCTGATGTTTTGTATGTGGCAAATGATGAAGATGCCAGTTATCTCAGATTTCG AAATAGTGTATGGAAAAATGAAGACaagcagaaaattgaattttacTATCCTTCGCAACTAGTTGAGGATTCATTGTCACCTGCTCTGAGGCATGACAAACCAAGAAAAAATGATTGGCCTGAAAATgaagttgcaattaaaaaaatagctgCCCTCGAAGATGAGCTAGCTTATCTTCGCTCTCAGATTGCTGCAATTGTGGGAATGCAAGAACTGAGAAACA GCTTCTTGGAGTTGAATGACAGGCCTAGTGGTTTCGGACAGATGCCGTCATCAGTGACTACTCACCTGAGTGCCCAACCAGATCCGTCTTCAAGTTCAgtgcttccctctcctcctcctccgccaccaccccttcagttttcttctctgcagCCTCCGTGTTCTCCTCTTGTACAACCAGTTTCTAATAATATTTGTGCATCAGATAATTcagcaactgaaatgaaaaatgagtACCCAGATGCTAGTACGACCAACTATAGTCATTAtgcaaaaaaacagaaacataaagaTGTTCCAAACATGTTGGATGTTCTAAAGGATATGAATAAAGTTAAGCTTCGTGCTATTGAAAG atcacCTGGAGGCAGACCCATTCATAAGAGGAAGAGACAAAACTCACATTGGGATCCAGTATCTTTAATATCCCATGCACTTAAGCAGAAATTTGCATTCCAAGAAGAAGATTcctttgagaaagaaaataattcttgggAGTCTTCTCCATTTTCTAGTCCAGAAACTTCAAGG tTTGGACATCATATTTTACAGTCAGAAGGACGTTGA
- the MTFR2 gene encoding mitochondrial fission regulator 2 isoform X1, whose translation MSFILSILREMLEYFGVPINQALQIWENKDYGSARSIVRIIGKILPLEPCPRPNFELIPLLNSVDSANCGSVVPSFADVLYVANDEDASYLRFRNSVWKNEDKQKIEFYYPSQLVEDSLSPALRHDKPRKNDWPENEVAIKKIAALEDELAYLRSQIAAIVGMQELRNSTNSGFLELNDRPSGFGQMPSSVTTHLSAQPDPSSSSVLPSPPPPPPPLQFSSLQPPCSPLVQPVSNNICASDNSATEMKNEYPDASTTNYSHYAKKQKHKDVPNMLDVLKDMNKVKLRAIERSPGGRPIHKRKRQNSHWDPVSLISHALKQKFAFQEEDSFEKENNSWESSPFSSPETSRFGHHILQSEGR comes from the exons ATGTCATTCATATTGAGCATCTTAAGAGAGATGCTGGAATATTTTGGTGTTCCCATAAACCAG GCTTTACAGATTTGGGAAAATAAAGACTATGGATCAGCTCGGAGTATTGTTCGTATTATTGGGAAAATTCTTCCTTTAGAACCTTGTCCCAGGCCTAATTTTGAG cTAATCCCGCTCTTGAACTCTGTGGACTCTGCTAACTGTGGATCTGTAGTTCCATCCTTTGCTGATGTTTTGTATGTGGCAAATGATGAAGATGCCAGTTATCTCAGATTTCG AAATAGTGTATGGAAAAATGAAGACaagcagaaaattgaattttacTATCCTTCGCAACTAGTTGAGGATTCATTGTCACCTGCTCTGAGGCATGACAAACCAAGAAAAAATGATTGGCCTGAAAATgaagttgcaattaaaaaaatagctgCCCTCGAAGATGAGCTAGCTTATCTTCGCTCTCAGATTGCTGCAATTGTGGGAATGCAAGAACTGAGAAACAGTACGAATTCTG GCTTCTTGGAGTTGAATGACAGGCCTAGTGGTTTCGGACAGATGCCGTCATCAGTGACTACTCACCTGAGTGCCCAACCAGATCCGTCTTCAAGTTCAgtgcttccctctcctcctcctccgccaccaccccttcagttttcttctctgcagCCTCCGTGTTCTCCTCTTGTACAACCAGTTTCTAATAATATTTGTGCATCAGATAATTcagcaactgaaatgaaaaatgagtACCCAGATGCTAGTACGACCAACTATAGTCATTAtgcaaaaaaacagaaacataaagaTGTTCCAAACATGTTGGATGTTCTAAAGGATATGAATAAAGTTAAGCTTCGTGCTATTGAAAG atcacCTGGAGGCAGACCCATTCATAAGAGGAAGAGACAAAACTCACATTGGGATCCAGTATCTTTAATATCCCATGCACTTAAGCAGAAATTTGCATTCCAAGAAGAAGATTcctttgagaaagaaaataattcttgggAGTCTTCTCCATTTTCTAGTCCAGAAACTTCAAGG tTTGGACATCATATTTTACAGTCAGAAGGACGTTGA